A genomic segment from Acidobacteriota bacterium encodes:
- a CDS encoding glycosyltransferase family 4 protein, protein MKIAFIVQRYGAEILGGAEYHCRLIAERLAESHQVEVLTTCARDYVTWKNEYAEGADRLRGVTVRRFATARTRDIDAFNRYSDWIFSNRHGRAEELEWLKQQGPWSPALIEYLERQHQQYDVLIFFTYLYAPTVLGIRIAPWKSLLVPTAHDEPAIRLGIYEEVFASAAAIAWNTDVERRFVSSMFRLGTLVEDVVGCGVDLPEGEDPQDGEHIVVAPPSREALAPHLEGPANAFRRRHRIHTPFVLYGGRIDPGKGCEELLEYFQSYVKEGGDMTLMLMGTKLMPLPEDPQVRFAGLLPDAERLHALEAATVVVVPSPHESLSLLALEAFAAGTPVLANARAEVLVEHCRRSNAGLYYADRWEFIEALKLLQRDATLRAGMGANGRQYVGRHYRWGLILEKYERLFARLRESREDAAERPSAVAKDRERRDRDRLRSRPRGQADRRRFHGDRERRRERR, encoded by the coding sequence GTGAAGATCGCATTCATCGTCCAACGCTACGGGGCCGAGATCCTCGGCGGCGCCGAGTATCACTGCCGGTTGATCGCCGAGCGCCTCGCCGAGTCGCACCAGGTGGAGGTGCTGACCACTTGCGCGCGCGATTACGTGACGTGGAAGAACGAGTACGCCGAAGGCGCGGACCGACTGCGCGGCGTGACGGTTCGCCGCTTCGCCACGGCCAGGACCCGCGACATCGACGCGTTCAACCGCTATTCGGACTGGATCTTCTCGAACCGCCACGGGCGCGCCGAGGAGCTCGAGTGGCTCAAGCAGCAAGGCCCATGGTCGCCGGCACTGATTGAGTACCTCGAGCGCCAGCACCAGCAGTACGACGTCCTGATCTTCTTCACGTACCTCTACGCCCCGACGGTGCTCGGCATCCGGATCGCGCCGTGGAAGAGCCTGCTCGTGCCGACCGCCCACGACGAGCCAGCCATCCGCCTCGGCATCTACGAGGAGGTCTTCGCGAGCGCGGCGGCGATCGCATGGAACACGGACGTCGAGCGGCGGTTCGTCTCCTCGATGTTCCGGCTGGGCACGCTCGTCGAGGACGTCGTCGGCTGCGGCGTCGACTTGCCGGAAGGCGAAGATCCGCAGGACGGCGAGCACATCGTCGTCGCGCCGCCGAGCCGCGAGGCGCTCGCGCCCCATCTCGAAGGTCCGGCCAACGCGTTCCGGCGCCGGCACCGCATCCACACGCCGTTCGTTCTGTACGGCGGCCGGATCGATCCAGGGAAGGGATGCGAGGAGCTGCTCGAGTACTTCCAGAGCTACGTGAAAGAGGGCGGCGACATGACGCTGATGCTGATGGGCACCAAGCTCATGCCGTTGCCGGAGGACCCGCAGGTCCGTTTCGCCGGCCTGCTGCCAGACGCCGAGCGCCTGCACGCGCTCGAGGCCGCGACCGTCGTGGTCGTCCCGTCGCCGCACGAGAGCCTGTCGCTGCTGGCGCTCGAGGCATTCGCGGCCGGGACGCCCGTCCTGGCGAACGCCCGCGCGGAGGTGCTCGTCGAGCACTGCCGCCGCAGCAACGCCGGCTTGTACTACGCCGACCGCTGGGAGTTCATCGAGGCGCTGAAGCTCCTGCAGCGCGACGCCACGCTCCGCGCCGGCATGGGCGCGAACGGCCGGCAGTACGTGGGCCGCCACTATCGATGGGGATTGATCCTGGAGAAGTACGAGCGGCTGTTCGCGCGCCTGCGCGAGTCGCGCGAGGATGCCGCAGAGCGGCCGAGCGCGGTCGCGAAGGATCGGGAGCGGCGTGACCGCGATCGGCTGCGCTCACGCCCGCGCGGCCAGGCGGATCGCCGGCGTTTCCACGGCGATCGGGAACGCCGCCGCGAACGTCGCTGA